One Sphingomonas sp. SUN039 genomic window carries:
- the hisF gene encoding imidazole glycerol phosphate synthase subunit HisF has protein sequence MTVRVRVIPCLDVQNGRVVKGVNFVELRDAGDPVEAARAYDAAGADELCFLDIGASHEGRDTIIDVVRRTAEVCFMPLTVGGGVRSADDARALLLAGADKVAVNSAAVARPELVADIAARFGSQCVVASVDARRVDGHWEVFTHGGRRATGIDAVAHATRLVELGAGELLVTSMDRDGTKIGYDLDLTRTIADAVAVPVIASGGVGTLDHLVAGVRDGHADAVLAASIFHFGEASIDDAHRALAAAGLPVRNSAVRKAL, from the coding sequence ATGACCGTCCGCGTCCGCGTTATCCCCTGCCTCGACGTTCAAAACGGTCGTGTTGTCAAAGGCGTCAACTTCGTCGAACTGCGCGATGCAGGCGACCCGGTCGAGGCGGCGCGGGCATACGATGCGGCGGGGGCGGACGAGCTGTGCTTCCTCGATATCGGCGCGAGCCATGAGGGGCGCGACACGATTATCGACGTCGTGCGCCGCACCGCCGAAGTGTGTTTCATGCCGCTGACCGTCGGCGGTGGCGTGCGGAGCGCCGACGATGCCCGCGCGCTGCTGCTGGCGGGCGCGGACAAGGTGGCGGTGAACTCCGCCGCCGTCGCGCGGCCCGAGCTGGTTGCGGACATCGCCGCGCGTTTCGGCAGCCAGTGCGTCGTGGCTTCGGTCGACGCGCGGCGGGTGGACGGTCATTGGGAAGTCTTCACCCATGGCGGCCGCCGCGCGACCGGGATCGATGCCGTCGCCCATGCCACCCGCCTGGTCGAGCTCGGCGCGGGCGAGTTGCTCGTCACCTCGATGGACCGCGACGGGACGAAAATCGGCTACGATCTCGATCTGACCCGCACGATTGCCGATGCGGTCGCTGTGCCGGTGATTGCGTCGGGCGGGGTCGGCACGCTCGACCACCTTGTCGCTGGCGTTCGCGACGGCCATGCCGATGCCGTGCTGGCCGCCTCGATCTTCCATTTCGGCGAGGCCAGCATCGACGACGCGCACCGGGCGCTCGCCGCCGCCGGGCTTCCGGTAAGGAATTCGGCGGTTCGTAAAGCTTTGTGA
- the hisH gene encoding imidazole glycerol phosphate synthase subunit HisH has protein sequence MAGIALIDYGAGNLQSVLNALKAAGASDIAVTADPAEVLAAKRIVLPGVGAFAHCMGALSAIPGMIDALTESVIERGRPFLGICVGMQLMADAGHEHGVTKGLGWIGGHVAPLAAAPGLKIPHMGWNDVVPASAHPLIEPGEAYFLHGYAFSGEDVLATTEHGGSVVAAIGRDNMTGVQFHPEKSQSYGIATLKRFLKWRP, from the coding sequence ATGGCAGGTATAGCGCTGATCGATTACGGCGCGGGCAATCTCCAGTCGGTGCTCAATGCGCTGAAAGCGGCGGGGGCAAGCGATATTGCGGTCACGGCGGACCCGGCAGAGGTGCTGGCGGCCAAACGCATCGTCCTCCCCGGCGTCGGGGCGTTCGCGCATTGCATGGGCGCGCTGTCGGCGATCCCCGGCATGATCGACGCGCTGACCGAAAGCGTAATCGAGCGCGGACGGCCGTTCCTCGGCATTTGTGTTGGCATGCAGCTGATGGCCGACGCAGGGCACGAGCACGGCGTGACCAAGGGGCTGGGCTGGATCGGCGGCCATGTCGCGCCGCTGGCCGCCGCGCCGGGGCTGAAAATTCCGCACATGGGCTGGAACGATGTGGTGCCCGCAAGCGCGCATCCGTTGATCGAGCCGGGCGAGGCGTATTTTCTCCACGGCTATGCTTTTTCGGGTGAGGACGTGCTGGCGACGACCGAGCATGGCGGGAGTGTCGTGGCCGCCATCGGGCGCGATAATATGACGGGCGTGCAGTTCCATCCCGAAAAGAGCCAGTCCTACGGCATTGCAACGTTGAAGAGGTTCCTGAAATGGCGGCCGTAA
- a CDS encoding amino acid permease, whose amino-acid sequence MIFGRVKSLDAILATAEKKGLHRTLGAFQLTMLGIGAVIGTGIFVLTSEAAQKAGPGMLLSFVVAGFVCAVAALCYSELASMVPVSGSAYTYTYAVTGELLAWMVGWALILEYAVGASAVAVGWSNHFVGFLDSAGVHLPSALRNANALMAHASVAFGTPTNADLQTAMSTGGWINIPAIVVVGFVTWLLVIGTTESARVNAVLVAIKIVALTAFIFLTLPVLNGAHFGGPNEPFMPTGTTGVLGAAASIFFAYVGFDAVSTAAEETKNPQRNVPIGLIGSLGICTLFYLLVASGAIGAIGAQPVMGPNGLPLAPGSAELAGRCANIAASGALEPLVCSKEALVHVLEVIDWPLIGRLVGLAAVFALPSVVLMMMFGQTRVFFTMARDGLLPEKLASIHPKYRTPHVVTVVTGFAAAFAAAVLPVGKLADYSNAGTLFAFFMVAVSVMVLRRTDPGRKRPFRTPAVWIVAPLAIIGCVGLYVSLPWTAILVLPVWGAIGLVIYFLYSRSRSHVGRGLVEVHELDADAPHSPGTA is encoded by the coding sequence ATGATATTCGGTCGCGTCAAGTCGCTCGACGCCATTTTGGCAACAGCGGAGAAAAAGGGCCTGCACCGCACGCTCGGTGCATTCCAGTTGACGATGCTGGGCATCGGCGCGGTCATCGGTACCGGCATCTTCGTTTTGACGTCCGAAGCCGCGCAAAAGGCGGGGCCGGGCATGCTGCTCAGCTTCGTCGTCGCCGGGTTCGTCTGCGCGGTCGCCGCCCTTTGCTATTCCGAACTGGCGTCGATGGTGCCGGTTTCGGGGTCGGCCTATACCTACACCTATGCCGTCACCGGCGAGCTGCTGGCCTGGATGGTCGGCTGGGCCCTGATCCTCGAATATGCGGTCGGCGCCAGCGCGGTCGCGGTCGGCTGGTCGAACCATTTCGTCGGCTTTCTCGACAGCGCGGGGGTCCACCTCCCAAGCGCATTGCGAAATGCCAATGCCCTGATGGCGCATGCCTCCGTCGCGTTCGGCACACCGACGAACGCCGACTTGCAAACGGCGATGAGCACCGGCGGCTGGATCAACATTCCGGCCATTGTCGTGGTCGGGTTCGTCACCTGGCTGTTGGTCATCGGCACGACCGAGAGCGCGCGCGTCAATGCCGTTCTCGTGGCGATCAAGATCGTTGCGCTGACCGCGTTCATCTTCCTGACACTGCCTGTCCTCAACGGTGCCCATTTCGGTGGACCGAACGAGCCATTCATGCCCACCGGAACGACCGGTGTGCTGGGCGCTGCTGCCTCGATCTTCTTTGCCTATGTCGGTTTCGACGCAGTTTCCACGGCAGCCGAAGAAACTAAGAACCCGCAGCGCAATGTTCCCATCGGCCTGATCGGGTCGCTGGGCATCTGCACGCTGTTCTACCTGCTCGTTGCGTCGGGCGCGATCGGCGCGATCGGCGCGCAACCGGTGATGGGCCCCAACGGCCTGCCGCTGGCACCGGGATCGGCCGAACTTGCCGGACGCTGCGCCAATATCGCGGCCAGCGGCGCGCTGGAGCCTCTGGTATGTTCGAAAGAAGCGCTGGTCCATGTCCTTGAGGTCATCGACTGGCCGCTGATCGGCCGGTTGGTCGGCCTGGCCGCCGTGTTCGCTTTGCCATCGGTCGTGCTGATGATGATGTTCGGCCAGACCCGCGTGTTCTTCACGATGGCGCGCGACGGCCTGCTGCCCGAAAAGCTTGCCTCGATCCATCCGAAGTACCGTACGCCGCACGTCGTCACCGTCGTGACCGGCTTTGCGGCGGCCTTTGCGGCAGCGGTCTTGCCGGTCGGCAAGCTCGCCGATTATTCGAATGCGGGGACGTTGTTCGCGTTCTTCATGGTGGCGGTATCGGTCATGGTGCTGCGCCGGACCGATCCGGGCCGCAAACGTCCGTTCCGGACGCCAGCGGTGTGGATCGTCGCGCCGCTCGCGATTATCGGCTGCGTCGGCCTGTACGTCTCGCTGCCGTGGACCGCGATCCTCGTGCTGCCGGTGTGGGGCGCGATCGGCCTGGTGATTTACTTCCTCTACAGCCGCAGCCGCAGCCATGTCGGGCGCGGGTTGGTCGAAGTGCACGAACTCGACGCCGACGCCCCGCACAGCCCCGGCACAGCATAA
- the hisA gene encoding 1-(5-phosphoribosyl)-5-[(5-phosphoribosylamino)methylideneamino]imidazole-4-carboxamide isomerase, with protein MTLIVFPAIDLKNGQVVRLAEGDMDRATVYGDDPARQAMLFADAGAGHLHVVDLDGAFAGRAVNAQAVASIVETFPGHVQVGGGIRTMAAVEGWFDRGVARIVIGTAALTDPQLVRDAAAAFPGGVVVGVDARDGFVATQGWADVSDVPVLDMARRFEDAGVAALLFTDVGRDGMLKGCNVQATVDLARATDIPVIASGGVAGIADIRMLSLFAKDGIEGVITGRALYDGRLDLAAALAVAAAG; from the coding sequence GTGACCCTGATCGTCTTCCCCGCCATCGACCTCAAAAACGGCCAGGTCGTCCGCCTTGCCGAGGGCGATATGGACCGCGCGACCGTCTATGGCGACGATCCCGCGCGCCAAGCGATGCTGTTTGCCGACGCGGGCGCGGGGCATCTCCACGTCGTCGATCTCGACGGCGCGTTCGCGGGCCGCGCGGTCAACGCGCAAGCGGTCGCGTCGATTGTCGAGACATTTCCCGGCCATGTGCAGGTTGGCGGCGGCATCCGCACGATGGCGGCGGTCGAGGGCTGGTTCGACCGCGGGGTCGCGCGCATCGTCATCGGCACGGCGGCGCTGACCGACCCGCAGCTGGTGCGCGATGCCGCAGCGGCGTTCCCCGGCGGCGTGGTCGTTGGCGTCGATGCGCGCGACGGGTTCGTCGCGACCCAAGGCTGGGCCGATGTCTCCGACGTGCCCGTCCTCGACATGGCCCGCCGTTTCGAAGACGCGGGTGTCGCCGCACTGCTTTTCACCGATGTCGGCCGCGACGGGATGCTGAAGGGGTGCAACGTGCAGGCGACCGTCGATCTGGCGCGCGCGACCGACATACCGGTGATCGCGAGCGGGGGCGTCGCGGGAATTGCCGATATCCGGATGCTGTCGCTGTTTGCGAAGGATGGGATCGAGGGCGTGATTACGGGGCGCGCGCTCTACGACGGGCGGCTCGATCTGGCGGCGGCGCTGGCCGTGGCGGCGGCTGGATGA
- the fumC gene encoding class II fumarate hydratase: MTRTETDSFGPIEVSVDAYWGAQTQRSIANFPFGDRERMPVEIVHALALVKQAAARVNRAHGLDAKLADAIEAAAATVAAGKYDDQFPLVIWQTGSGTQTNMNVNEVIAGLANEALTGTRGGKSPVHPNDHVNMSQSSNDSFPTALHVAAVRTVTHGLFPALDVMRDALSAKAAAWRDIVKIGRTHLQDATPLTLGQEFSGYVAQLQACRTRIDAALDDCLELAQGGTAVGTGLNAPTGFAAAMAREISTLTNLPFRPAPNPFAALAANDALVQLSGSLNTLAVALTKIANDIRLLGSGPRSGLGELMLPENEPGSSIMPGKVNPTQCEMLTMVAAQVMGNHVAVTVGGMQGHLELNVFKPLIGANVLRSINLLATGMTSFAERCVEGIEPNRARIAELVDRSLMLVTALAPEIGYDNAAKIAKHAHHEHLTLREAALALGLVDAATFDRVVRADLMTGTNPPPVR, translated from the coding sequence ATGACCCGCACCGAAACCGACAGCTTCGGCCCCATCGAAGTTTCCGTCGACGCCTATTGGGGCGCACAAACGCAGCGGAGTATTGCGAATTTCCCGTTCGGCGACCGCGAGCGGATGCCGGTCGAGATCGTCCACGCGCTGGCGCTGGTGAAGCAGGCAGCAGCACGAGTGAACCGCGCACACGGGCTGGACGCGAAACTGGCCGACGCCATCGAAGCGGCGGCAGCGACGGTTGCGGCGGGCAAATACGACGACCAGTTCCCGCTCGTTATCTGGCAGACCGGCAGCGGCACCCAGACCAACATGAACGTCAACGAAGTGATCGCAGGCCTTGCCAATGAGGCACTGACTGGCACGCGCGGCGGCAAATCGCCGGTGCATCCGAACGACCATGTCAACATGAGCCAGTCGTCGAACGACAGTTTCCCGACGGCGCTGCATGTGGCGGCGGTGCGGACGGTGACGCACGGCCTGTTTCCCGCACTCGACGTGATGCGCGATGCGCTGTCGGCGAAGGCAGCGGCATGGCGGGATATCGTCAAGATCGGCCGCACGCATTTGCAGGATGCGACGCCGCTGACTTTGGGGCAGGAGTTCTCCGGCTATGTCGCGCAACTTCAGGCCTGCCGTACGCGGATTGACGCGGCGCTCGACGACTGTCTGGAACTTGCGCAGGGCGGCACCGCGGTAGGGACCGGGCTGAATGCTCCCACCGGGTTTGCGGCCGCCATGGCGCGCGAGATTTCGACGCTTACGAATCTACCGTTCCGGCCTGCGCCCAACCCTTTTGCGGCGCTCGCGGCCAATGATGCTCTGGTCCAGCTATCGGGCAGTCTCAACACGCTGGCGGTTGCCCTCACAAAGATCGCGAACGACATCCGTCTTCTCGGCTCTGGCCCGCGCTCCGGCCTCGGCGAACTCATGCTCCCCGAAAACGAGCCCGGCAGCTCGATTATGCCGGGCAAGGTCAACCCGACGCAGTGCGAAATGCTGACGATGGTCGCCGCGCAGGTCATGGGCAATCATGTCGCGGTGACTGTTGGCGGGATGCAGGGGCATCTCGAACTCAATGTGTTCAAGCCGTTGATCGGGGCCAACGTGCTGCGCTCGATCAACCTGCTCGCGACCGGCATGACCAGCTTCGCCGAACGCTGCGTCGAGGGGATCGAGCCGAACCGCGCGCGCATCGCCGAACTCGTCGACCGTTCGCTGATGCTCGTCACCGCGCTCGCGCCCGAAATCGGGTACGACAATGCCGCGAAAATCGCCAAGCATGCCCATCACGAACACCTGACCCTGCGCGAGGCGGCGCTGGCGCTCGGCCTGGTCGATGCCGCCACCTTCGACCGCGTCGTGCGCGCCGATCTGATGACGGGAACCAATCCGCCGCCCGTGCGCTGA
- a CDS encoding phosphoribosyl-ATP diphosphatase — MTDTLTKLAATIAARRAGDPAASYVAKLLAGGAPLAARKLGEEAVETVVAALSGEAAELTGEAADLLFHLLVLLEVRDVPFADVLAELDRREGVSGIAEKAARSA; from the coding sequence GTGACCGATACCCTGACCAAACTCGCTGCCACCATCGCCGCGCGCCGTGCGGGCGATCCGGCGGCGTCCTATGTCGCCAAACTTCTCGCCGGTGGCGCGCCGCTTGCTGCGCGCAAGCTCGGCGAGGAAGCGGTCGAGACCGTCGTCGCCGCGCTGTCGGGCGAGGCGGCGGAGCTGACCGGCGAAGCGGCCGATCTGCTGTTTCACCTGCTCGTCCTGCTGGAGGTACGCGACGTGCCGTTCGCCGATGTGCTCGCCGAACTCGACCGGCGCGAGGGCGTGTCGGGGATCGCCGAAAAAGCCGCAAGGAGCGCTTGA
- the gmk gene encoding guanylate kinase encodes MPAILPFTRRGLLFVLSSPSGAGKSTIARKLLASDDNLAMSVSATTRPMRPGEVDGVDYHFVTVERFREMVADQEFLEWAHVFGHRYGTPKAPVEAMLAKGCDVLFDIDWQGAQQLFQQAGGDVVRTFIFPPSLDELERRLRARGTDSDEVIDARMARAANEISHWDGYDYVLVNDDVDRCFRDVASILESERLKRSRQTSLIGFVRSLTRPG; translated from the coding sequence ATGCCCGCGATCCTGCCGTTCACCCGCCGTGGTCTCCTGTTCGTCCTGTCCTCGCCGTCCGGTGCTGGCAAATCGACGATTGCGCGCAAGCTGCTTGCCTCCGACGACAACCTCGCCATGTCGGTGTCGGCGACGACGCGGCCGATGCGGCCCGGCGAAGTCGACGGGGTCGATTATCATTTCGTGACGGTCGAACGGTTCCGCGAGATGGTCGCGGATCAAGAATTCCTCGAATGGGCGCATGTCTTCGGCCATCGCTACGGCACGCCAAAAGCGCCGGTGGAGGCGATGCTGGCCAAGGGCTGCGATGTCCTGTTCGATATCGACTGGCAGGGCGCGCAGCAGCTGTTCCAGCAGGCCGGTGGCGATGTCGTCCGCACCTTCATCTTCCCACCCTCGCTTGACGAACTCGAACGCCGGTTACGCGCGCGGGGGACCGACTCGGACGAGGTGATCGACGCCCGCATGGCCCGCGCCGCGAACGAGATCAGCCATTGGGACGGCTATGACTATGTGCTGGTCAACGACGATGTCGACCGCTGTTTCCGCGATGTCGCGTCGATTCTCGAGTCGGAGCGCCTGAAGCGCAGCCGCCAGACTAGCCTGATCGGGTTCGTCCGCAGTTTGACGCGACCGGGCTGA
- a CDS encoding adenosine kinase — translation MTTDARYDVVAIGNAIVDVIASASLDFLASEGLESGSMRLIDGDAAVALYDRMGPAREISGGSAANSLAGLAVLGHACAFIGQVADDQLGEVFTHDMRATGIAFDVPAQPGPPPTARCLILIAPDGERTMNTALAMAHRLPASAIDEDMIGRAKYLLIEGYLWDAPEPQAAIKRAMAAAKRGRCKVFFALSALYLMGIYRDDFLSLIDDGIIDTLFCNDEEVAALMQTDDLESAIAALSVKVPTLVVTRGANGALAVQGGERAEIAAETVARVVDTTGAGDTFTSGFLAGQLEGRSLADSLTMGAICAAECIGHYGPRPEADLRALVDARLG, via the coding sequence ATGACAACGGACGCGCGGTACGATGTGGTGGCAATCGGCAATGCGATTGTCGATGTGATCGCGAGCGCGAGCCTCGACTTTCTGGCGTCCGAGGGACTCGAAAGCGGGTCGATGCGGCTGATCGACGGCGACGCCGCCGTGGCGCTTTACGACCGTATGGGTCCCGCGCGCGAGATTTCGGGCGGCTCGGCGGCGAATTCGCTCGCGGGGCTCGCCGTCCTCGGTCACGCGTGCGCGTTCATCGGGCAGGTTGCCGACGACCAGCTGGGCGAAGTGTTCACCCACGACATGCGCGCGACGGGCATCGCGTTCGACGTGCCTGCGCAGCCCGGGCCGCCGCCCACCGCGCGCTGCCTGATCCTGATCGCGCCCGACGGAGAGCGGACGATGAATACCGCGCTCGCCATGGCGCACCGCCTGCCCGCATCGGCCATCGACGAGGACATGATCGGACGCGCGAAATACCTGCTGATCGAGGGCTATCTGTGGGATGCGCCCGAGCCGCAGGCCGCGATCAAGCGCGCTATGGCGGCGGCGAAACGCGGCAGGTGCAAGGTGTTCTTCGCGCTGTCCGCGCTCTACCTGATGGGCATTTACCGCGACGACTTCCTGTCGCTGATCGACGACGGGATCATCGACACGCTGTTTTGCAACGACGAGGAAGTCGCGGCGCTGATGCAGACCGACGACCTCGAAAGCGCGATTGCCGCGCTGTCGGTCAAGGTGCCGACCCTGGTCGTCACGCGCGGCGCGAACGGGGCGCTTGCGGTACAGGGCGGCGAGCGTGCCGAAATCGCGGCAGAGACGGTCGCGCGCGTCGTCGACACGACGGGTGCCGGCGACACCTTCACCAGCGGCTTCCTTGCCGGACAGCTCGAAGGGCGCTCGCTCGCCGACAGCCTGACGATGGGCGCGATCTGCGCCGCCGAGTGCATCGGTCATTACGGCCCGCGCCCCGAGGCGGACCTCAGGGCGCTGGTCGACGCGCGACTGGGCTGA
- the hisB gene encoding imidazoleglycerol-phosphate dehydratase HisB, translating into MRTGTVHRATAETSIDVRVDLDGTGAYNVSTGIGFFDHMLEQLSRHSLIDMDVKTVGDLHIDQHHTVEDTGLAIGEAVAQALGEKRGIRRYADALSPMDETLTRVALDISGRPFLVWKAEFSQKRLGEMDTEMFEHFFHSFAQTAGLTLHVECLYGSNNHHIAESAFKGLARALREAVEVDPRKADAIPSTKGVL; encoded by the coding sequence ATGCGAACAGGCACGGTTCACCGCGCAACGGCGGAAACAAGCATCGACGTGCGCGTCGATCTCGACGGGACGGGCGCGTACAACGTGTCGACCGGTATCGGCTTTTTCGACCATATGCTCGAACAGCTGTCGCGCCACTCGCTGATCGACATGGACGTGAAGACCGTCGGCGACCTGCATATCGACCAGCACCACACCGTCGAAGATACCGGCCTCGCGATCGGCGAAGCGGTGGCACAGGCGCTTGGCGAAAAGCGCGGCATCCGCCGCTATGCCGACGCCCTGTCGCCCATGGACGAGACACTGACCCGCGTCGCGCTCGATATCTCGGGGCGGCCTTTCCTCGTCTGGAAAGCCGAATTCTCGCAGAAACGCCTCGGCGAAATGGATACCGAGATGTTCGAGCATTTCTTCCATTCGTTCGCGCAGACTGCGGGGCTGACGCTGCACGTGGAGTGCCTGTACGGGTCGAACAATCACCATATCGCCGAAAGCGCGTTCAAGGGACTGGCGCGGGCGCTGCGCGAAGCGGTCGAGGTCGACCCGCGCAAGGCGGATGCCATTCCATCGACGAAAGGCGTGTTGTGA
- a CDS encoding HAD-IA family hydrolase codes for MTRLAVFDCDGTLIDSQINICLAMEAAFAQSGIAAPSRGAIRRVVGLSLVEAVAMLLPEAEPALHEGVAADYKRAFQGLRAGGLIDEPLFDGIADVLDNLRDDGWLLGVATGKSDRGLALALDHHGLSDHFVTLQTADRHPSKPHPSMVATAMAEAGADATGTVVIGDTSFDILMALNAGARAVGVAWGYHDAAELIAAGAHALARRPADLTALLEAA; via the coding sequence ATGACTCGTCTGGCCGTGTTCGACTGCGACGGGACGCTGATCGACAGCCAGATCAACATTTGTCTCGCGATGGAGGCGGCTTTCGCGCAGTCCGGGATCGCCGCACCGTCGCGCGGTGCTATCCGCCGGGTGGTGGGGCTGAGCCTGGTCGAGGCGGTCGCGATGTTGCTGCCCGAGGCCGAACCGGCGCTGCATGAAGGTGTCGCCGCCGACTATAAGCGCGCGTTTCAGGGCCTGCGCGCGGGCGGATTGATCGACGAGCCGCTGTTCGACGGGATCGCCGATGTGCTCGACAATTTGCGCGACGACGGCTGGTTGCTGGGGGTCGCCACGGGGAAATCCGACCGGGGTCTTGCCCTCGCGCTCGATCACCACGGGCTGAGCGATCATTTCGTCACGCTCCAAACCGCCGACCGCCACCCGTCGAAGCCGCACCCCTCGATGGTCGCGACCGCGATGGCCGAAGCCGGGGCAGACGCTACAGGCACTGTCGTGATCGGCGACACCAGCTTCGACATCCTGATGGCGTTGAATGCAGGCGCGCGCGCGGTCGGTGTGGCATGGGGCTATCACGATGCCGCCGAACTGATTGCCGCAGGGGCCCATGCCCTTGCGCGCCGCCCCGCCGATCTCACTGCATTGCTGGAGGCCGCATGA
- a CDS encoding histidine triad nucleotide-binding protein — translation MPIDATAPYDEQNIFAKILRGEIPNRTVYEDEFALAFHDIAPQAPVHILVIPKGRYVSWDDFTAKADDAEIAGFIRAVGRVAREAGLVEPGYRLLANIGVHGHQEVPHLHVHLFGGRSLGPMLAR, via the coding sequence ATGCCCATCGACGCGACCGCGCCCTATGACGAGCAGAATATCTTCGCGAAAATCCTGCGCGGTGAAATCCCCAACCGCACAGTGTACGAAGACGAATTCGCGCTCGCTTTTCACGACATCGCCCCGCAGGCACCGGTTCACATCCTCGTGATCCCCAAGGGACGATATGTCTCGTGGGACGACTTTACCGCAAAGGCGGACGATGCCGAGATTGCGGGCTTCATCCGCGCGGTCGGCCGTGTCGCGCGCGAAGCGGGACTGGTCGAGCCGGGCTATCGCCTGCTCGCGAACATCGGGGTGCACGGTCATCAGGAAGTGCCGCACCTCCATGTCCATCTCTTCGGTGGTCGGTCATTGGGACCGATGCTCGCGCGCTAA
- a CDS encoding SspB family protein: MSDDQPDSLIPYDEIVQEALRAVVGRVLGQIGSDGDLPGAHHFYITFKTGAPGVEIPQHLTVRFPDEMTIVLQNKFWDLKVHPDAFQVGLTFGGIPAKLHIPFAAVTAFVDPAVDFALQFQVSGEGEGPAAHDAAQNDGPIAEPIEDGSNVVAVDFKRKK; encoded by the coding sequence ATGAGCGACGATCAACCCGACAGCCTGATTCCCTATGACGAAATCGTGCAGGAGGCACTGCGCGCGGTCGTCGGACGCGTGCTGGGGCAGATCGGCTCGGACGGCGACCTGCCCGGCGCGCATCATTTCTATATCACGTTCAAGACCGGTGCGCCGGGGGTGGAAATTCCGCAGCACCTGACCGTGCGCTTTCCCGACGAGATGACCATCGTGCTCCAGAACAAGTTCTGGGATTTGAAAGTGCACCCCGACGCGTTTCAGGTCGGGCTGACCTTCGGCGGCATTCCGGCAAAGCTCCACATTCCGTTTGCGGCGGTCACTGCATTCGTCGATCCCGCCGTCGATTTCGCGTTGCAGTTCCAGGTGTCGGGCGAGGGCGAAGGCCCGGCAGCGCACGACGCGGCGCAGAACGACGGACCGATTGCGGAGCCGATTGAGGACGGGTCGAACGTCGTCGCGGTGGACTTCAAGCGCAAGAAATAA
- a CDS encoding ATP12 family chaperone protein, giving the protein MKRFWKDVTVADSAILLDGRAMKTPARAPLILPTAALAEAVADEWRAVGDKVDPRAMPLTGFANAAIDKVAPDVASFAAGLAAYGETDLLCYRAENPPELAARQAEIWDPLLDWARTRYDIAVVVTAGIVHRAQPPETLVRLSAAIAARSPFELAALSPVVSIGGSLVVALMLAEAAIAPDAAFDATHLDELWQAELWGEEWMAADARALRRADFVSSGRMLELLRAA; this is encoded by the coding sequence GTGAAGCGGTTCTGGAAGGATGTCACGGTCGCGGACAGCGCGATCCTGCTCGACGGGCGGGCGATGAAAACACCCGCGCGCGCGCCGCTGATACTACCGACGGCAGCGCTTGCCGAAGCGGTGGCGGACGAATGGCGCGCTGTGGGTGATAAAGTCGATCCCCGCGCGATGCCGCTCACCGGTTTCGCCAATGCCGCCATCGACAAGGTTGCGCCGGACGTGGCGAGCTTTGCGGCGGGACTGGCTGCTTATGGCGAGACCGACTTGCTGTGTTACCGCGCCGAAAACCCGCCCGAACTGGCGGCGCGCCAAGCCGAAATCTGGGATCCGCTGCTCGACTGGGCGCGAACGCGCTACGATATCGCGGTCGTCGTGACGGCGGGGATCGTCCACCGCGCGCAGCCGCCCGAAACACTGGTGCGCCTGTCGGCCGCCATAGCCGCGCGCAGCCCTTTCGAACTGGCTGCGCTCTCGCCCGTGGTCAGCATCGGCGGGTCGCTGGTCGTGGCGCTGATGCTTGCCGAGGCTGCGATTGCCCCAGACGCTGCCTTCGACGCCACTCATCTCGACGAGCTGTGGCAGGCCGAGCTGTGGGGCGAAGAATGGATGGCGGCCGACGCGCGCGCGCTGCGCCGCGCCGATTTCGTCAGTTCAGGCCGGATGCTGGAGCTGCTTCGCGCGGCATGA